From one Felis catus isolate Fca126 chromosome E2, F.catus_Fca126_mat1.0, whole genome shotgun sequence genomic stretch:
- the IRX6 gene encoding iroquois-class homeodomain protein IRX-6 isoform X1: MSFPHFGHPYGSASQFLVSASSSATCCESAPRSVPDVASGSTPAAALCCAPYDGRLLGSARPELGAALGIYGAPYAAAAAAQSYPGYLPYSPEPPALYGALNPQYEFKEAAGNFTPGLAQAGAYYPYEPTLGQYQYDRYGAVELSGTGRRKNATRETTSTLKAWLNEHRKNPYPTKGEKIMLAIITKMTLTQVSTWFANARRRLKKENKMTWAPKSKGGEERRAESGAEESLGCLNGAAKDASASQEARGLRLSDLEDLEEEEEEEEEEEEAEEEEAVATATDRLAEFHKDSQAQPAPYAAAAAREGRLERRECGLAARPFSFIEPPGSGEVDFLRAEPGGPTLTLHYPCREKPRIWSLAHTAAASAVDGAAPTPPRPRSPECRLIPGPPPGSGGPPAVPRDSAGEESSRAAKAFGNHPFALQGPPMNCAPCPRRREPAVRCQYPSGAEAG, translated from the exons ATGTCCTTCCCGCACTTTGGACACCCTTACGGCAGCGCTTCCCAG TTTCTGGTGTCTGCAAGTTCCAGCGCCACTTGCTGCGAATCCGCCCCGCGCTCGGTCCCAGACGTGGCCTCAGGCTCCACCCCGGCGGCCGCTCTCTGCTGCGCGCCCTACGACGGTCGGCTGCTGGGCAGTGCGCGGCCCGAGCTGGGCGCGGCCTTGGGCATCTACGGAGCCCCCTACGCGGCCGCCGCAGCTGCCCAGAGCTACCCAGGCTACCTGCCCTACAGCCCAGAGCCGCCCGCGCTGTACGGGGCGCTG aaTCCACAGTATGAATTTAAAGAGGCCGCAGGGAACTTTACACCTGGCCTGGCACAAGCAGGAGCCTATTACCCCTACGAGCCGACCCTGGGGCAGTACCAGTACGACCG GTATGGAGCGGTGGAGTTGAGTGGCACTGGCCGCCGGAAGAACGCCACCCGGGAGACCACCAGCACGCTCAAGGCCTGGCTGAACGAACACCGCAAGAACCCCTACCCCACCAAGGGCGAGAAGATCATGCTGGCCATCATCACCAAGATGACCCTCACCCAGGTGTCCACCTGGTTCGCCAACGCGCGCCGGCGCCTCAAGAAGGAGAACAAGATGACGTGGGCGCCCAAGAGCAAaggcggggaggagaggagggctgAGAGTGGAGCAGAGGAGTCCCTGGGCTGCCTGAATGGTGCCGCCAAAG ATGCTTCTGCAAGCCAAGAGGCCCGAGGGCTCCGGCTGAGTGACCTGGAAgacctggaggaagaggaggaggaggaggaggaagaggaggaggccgAAGAAGAGGAGGCGGTGGCCACCGCTACGGACAGGCTGGCTGAGTTCCATAAAGACTCGCAGGCGCAGCCAGCACCATACGCCGCCGCGGCGGCTCGAGAGGGCCGGCTGGAGCGCCGGGAGTGCGGCCTGGCGGCGCGCCCCTTCTCGTTCATTGAGCCCCCCGGGTCGGGAGAAGTGGATTTCCTCCGGGCGGAGCCTGGGGGCCCCACGTTGACCCTGCACTACCCGTGCCGCGAGAAACCGCGCATCTGGTCCCTGGCGCACACTGCGGCAGCCAGCGCTGTCGACGGGGCAGCGCCAACCCCTCCCAGGCCGCGAAGTCCCGAGTGCCGTCTGATTCCGGGACCGCCTCCGGGCTCCGGCGGCCCACCCGCCGTCCCCAGAGACTCCGCGGGCGAAGAGTCTTCCCGCGCAGCCAAAGCCTTTGGAAACCACCCGTTCGCCCTGCAGGGGCCGCCGATGAACTGTGCGCCCTGCCCGCGGCGGAGGGAGCCTGCAGTGCGGTGCCAGTACCCGTCTGGAGCAGAAG CAGGTTAG
- the IRX6 gene encoding iroquois-class homeodomain protein IRX-6 isoform X2, which produces MSFPHFGHPYGSASQFLVSASSSATCCESAPRSVPDVASGSTPAAALCCAPYDGRLLGSARPELGAALGIYGAPYAAAAAAQSYPGYLPYSPEPPALYGALNPQYEFKEAAGNFTPGLAQAGAYYPYEPTLGQYQYDRYGAVELSGTGRRKNATRETTSTLKAWLNEHRKNPYPTKGEKIMLAIITKMTLTQVSTWFANARRRLKKENKMTWAPKSKGGEERRAESGAEESLGCLNGAAKDASASQEARGLRLSDLEDLEEEEEEEEEEEEAEEEEAVATATDRLAEFHKDSQAQPAPYAAAAAREGRLERRECGLAARPFSFIEPPGSGEVDFLRAEPGGPTLTLHYPCREKPRIWSLAHTAAASAVDGAAPTPPRPRSPECRLIPGPPPGSGGPPAVPRDSAGEESSRAAKAFGNHPFALQGPPMNCAPCPRRREPAVRCQYPSGAEG; this is translated from the exons ATGTCCTTCCCGCACTTTGGACACCCTTACGGCAGCGCTTCCCAG TTTCTGGTGTCTGCAAGTTCCAGCGCCACTTGCTGCGAATCCGCCCCGCGCTCGGTCCCAGACGTGGCCTCAGGCTCCACCCCGGCGGCCGCTCTCTGCTGCGCGCCCTACGACGGTCGGCTGCTGGGCAGTGCGCGGCCCGAGCTGGGCGCGGCCTTGGGCATCTACGGAGCCCCCTACGCGGCCGCCGCAGCTGCCCAGAGCTACCCAGGCTACCTGCCCTACAGCCCAGAGCCGCCCGCGCTGTACGGGGCGCTG aaTCCACAGTATGAATTTAAAGAGGCCGCAGGGAACTTTACACCTGGCCTGGCACAAGCAGGAGCCTATTACCCCTACGAGCCGACCCTGGGGCAGTACCAGTACGACCG GTATGGAGCGGTGGAGTTGAGTGGCACTGGCCGCCGGAAGAACGCCACCCGGGAGACCACCAGCACGCTCAAGGCCTGGCTGAACGAACACCGCAAGAACCCCTACCCCACCAAGGGCGAGAAGATCATGCTGGCCATCATCACCAAGATGACCCTCACCCAGGTGTCCACCTGGTTCGCCAACGCGCGCCGGCGCCTCAAGAAGGAGAACAAGATGACGTGGGCGCCCAAGAGCAAaggcggggaggagaggagggctgAGAGTGGAGCAGAGGAGTCCCTGGGCTGCCTGAATGGTGCCGCCAAAG ATGCTTCTGCAAGCCAAGAGGCCCGAGGGCTCCGGCTGAGTGACCTGGAAgacctggaggaagaggaggaggaggaggaggaagaggaggaggccgAAGAAGAGGAGGCGGTGGCCACCGCTACGGACAGGCTGGCTGAGTTCCATAAAGACTCGCAGGCGCAGCCAGCACCATACGCCGCCGCGGCGGCTCGAGAGGGCCGGCTGGAGCGCCGGGAGTGCGGCCTGGCGGCGCGCCCCTTCTCGTTCATTGAGCCCCCCGGGTCGGGAGAAGTGGATTTCCTCCGGGCGGAGCCTGGGGGCCCCACGTTGACCCTGCACTACCCGTGCCGCGAGAAACCGCGCATCTGGTCCCTGGCGCACACTGCGGCAGCCAGCGCTGTCGACGGGGCAGCGCCAACCCCTCCCAGGCCGCGAAGTCCCGAGTGCCGTCTGATTCCGGGACCGCCTCCGGGCTCCGGCGGCCCACCCGCCGTCCCCAGAGACTCCGCGGGCGAAGAGTCTTCCCGCGCAGCCAAAGCCTTTGGAAACCACCCGTTCGCCCTGCAGGGGCCGCCGATGAACTGTGCGCCCTGCCCGCGGCGGAGGGAGCCTGCAGTGCGGTGCCAGTACCCGTCTGGAGCAGAAG GTTAG